One window from the genome of Halostella litorea encodes:
- a CDS encoding DUF7548 family protein has product MVDETVPPTIGLLGTLAIAAVAAAPYVALPAAEASGLDLYYSAGFVGPWAITMLALVAAIAFAAGRQDRTPPETAAGATLGLGLIMTVLAALWAVSVDASLVLQIGSADWIEYHRWMFLAATLVVPLAAGLYARALRLF; this is encoded by the coding sequence ATGGTAGACGAGACGGTCCCGCCGACCATCGGGCTGCTCGGCACGCTCGCCATCGCCGCCGTCGCCGCCGCGCCGTACGTTGCCCTCCCGGCCGCCGAGGCGAGCGGCCTCGACCTCTACTACTCGGCCGGCTTCGTCGGCCCGTGGGCGATCACGATGCTGGCGCTGGTCGCCGCCATCGCCTTCGCGGCGGGGCGACAGGACCGGACGCCGCCGGAGACCGCCGCCGGCGCGACGCTCGGGCTGGGGCTCATCATGACCGTTCTCGCCGCGCTGTGGGCCGTCTCCGTCGACGCGTCGCTCGTCCTCCAGATCGGGTCCGCCGACTGGATCGAGTACCACCGCTGGATGTTCCTCGCGGCGACGCTCGTCGTCCCGCTGGCCGCGGGCCTGTACGCCCGCGCGCTGCGGCTGTTCTGA
- a CDS encoding DUF5798 family protein has product MGLGSTAKKIQSVADRAEQLYKQLADVRERVMKLEETTTETGDRVERMETELEKQRAVLDAIAADRGIDVDQLLADAAIEDAEADAADGESGDGTAGGGSDEPADDAADSASAEDNQ; this is encoded by the coding sequence ATGGGACTCGGAAGCACCGCGAAGAAGATCCAGAGCGTCGCCGACCGCGCCGAGCAGCTGTACAAGCAGCTGGCCGACGTGCGCGAGCGCGTGATGAAACTGGAGGAGACGACGACCGAAACCGGCGACCGCGTCGAGCGGATGGAGACCGAACTGGAGAAACAGCGGGCCGTCCTCGACGCGATCGCCGCCGACCGCGGCATCGACGTCGACCAGTTGCTGGCCGACGCGGCCATCGAGGACGCGGAGGCGGACGCCGCCGACGGCGAAAGCGGTGACGGGACCGCCGGGGGCGGGAGCGACGAACCGGCGGACGACGCCGCCGACTCGGCGTCCGCCGAGGACAACCAATAA
- a CDS encoding PLP-dependent cysteine synthase family protein yields MTTHREPVDSVLETVGETPLVRVAAAPDEVPVYAKAESFNPGASVKDRIGKYMLERMIERGDVSPGGTVIEPTAGNTGIGFAVAAGQLGVDAVFVVPERFSVEKQQLMDALGADVINTPTEHGMDGAIERAHELADELDDAVVPQQFANPLNVEAHYETTAPEIYEALDGEVGAVVAGCGTAGTLMGLAEYAREQHPDTYVAAVEPEGSLYGTVLGEDGTEEEYKIEGIGTHDPTTNELFDPDLVDAVVDVADRAAQDELKRLAREEGQLVASSAGAASVAARRVARDIRDGEIDAPYDTVATIFPDSSERYLSKGIYRSFEEWEG; encoded by the coding sequence ATGACCACGCATCGCGAGCCCGTCGACTCGGTGCTCGAAACCGTCGGGGAGACGCCGCTGGTCCGCGTCGCGGCCGCCCCCGACGAAGTGCCCGTCTACGCGAAGGCCGAGTCGTTCAACCCGGGCGCGAGCGTCAAGGACCGCATCGGGAAGTACATGCTCGAACGCATGATCGAGCGCGGGGACGTGTCGCCGGGCGGCACCGTCATCGAGCCGACCGCCGGCAACACGGGCATCGGCTTCGCCGTCGCCGCCGGGCAACTGGGCGTCGACGCGGTGTTCGTCGTCCCCGAGCGGTTCAGCGTGGAGAAACAGCAGCTGATGGACGCCCTCGGGGCCGACGTCATCAACACGCCCACCGAGCACGGCATGGACGGGGCGATCGAGCGCGCCCACGAACTGGCCGACGAACTCGACGACGCGGTCGTCCCCCAGCAGTTCGCCAACCCGCTCAACGTCGAGGCACACTACGAGACGACCGCCCCGGAGATCTACGAAGCGCTCGACGGCGAGGTCGGCGCGGTCGTCGCGGGCTGTGGCACCGCCGGCACGCTCATGGGGCTCGCCGAGTACGCCCGGGAGCAACACCCGGACACCTACGTCGCCGCCGTCGAGCCGGAGGGGTCGCTGTACGGCACGGTGCTGGGCGAGGACGGGACGGAGGAGGAGTACAAGATAGAGGGGATCGGCACGCACGACCCGACGACCAACGAACTGTTCGACCCCGACCTCGTCGACGCGGTGGTCGACGTCGCGGACCGCGCCGCGCAGGACGAACTCAAGCGGCTCGCCCGCGAGGAGGGCCAGCTCGTCGCCTCCAGCGCCGGCGCGGCCAGCGTCGCCGCGCGGCGGGTCGCGCGGGACATCCGCGACGGCGAGATCGACGCGCCGTACGACACCGTCGCGACGATCTTCCCCGACTCCAGCGAGCGGTACCTCTCGAAGGGGATCTACCGGTCGTTCGAGGAGTGGGAGGGTTAG
- a CDS encoding CoA-binding protein, giving the protein MPVESDAELRELLGLRRIAVVGCSGTEGKDAHEIPKYLQNHGYEVTPVNPFADEVLGETAYDSLADVEGEIDVVDVFRPSEEVSGIVDQAIERDDVKVVWTQLGIRDDDAAERAEAAGLHVVQDRCMKVEHQRLR; this is encoded by the coding sequence ATGCCCGTCGAGAGCGACGCGGAGCTACGAGAACTGCTTGGTCTGCGACGGATCGCGGTCGTCGGTTGCTCGGGGACCGAGGGCAAGGACGCCCACGAGATCCCGAAGTACCTGCAGAACCACGGGTACGAGGTGACGCCGGTCAACCCCTTCGCCGACGAGGTGCTGGGCGAGACGGCGTACGACTCGCTGGCCGACGTCGAGGGCGAGATAGACGTCGTCGACGTGTTCCGCCCCAGCGAGGAGGTAAGCGGGATCGTCGACCAGGCGATCGAGCGCGACGACGTGAAGGTCGTCTGGACCCAACTCGGCATCCGCGACGACGATGCGGCCGAGCGCGCCGAGGCGGCGGGGCTCCACGTCGTGCAGGACCGCTGTATGAAAGTCGAGCACCAGCGGCTCCGCTAA
- a CDS encoding RAD55 family ATPase, whose product MYDLAPVLPDVEVTPGTNLLVSGPPMTGKRRIATEILAEGSKQGDGAIVVTTKDSADKLVTEYERLVPELDDAPFGVVDCVTKQRGVGNAENTSRVKYASSPVDMTGLGIQLSEFLQEFYETRSIQRNRVLLHSVSTLLMYSNVQTVFRFLHVFTGRVQSAEALGLYVLDSTAHEEQTLNTLKQLFDGVIEVEDDDGEPSVTTMGIPSASN is encoded by the coding sequence ATGTATGATCTGGCCCCTGTCCTCCCGGACGTCGAAGTGACGCCGGGGACGAACCTGCTCGTTTCCGGGCCGCCGATGACCGGAAAACGGCGGATAGCGACGGAGATACTCGCGGAGGGGAGCAAGCAGGGAGACGGAGCTATCGTCGTCACCACGAAAGACAGCGCGGACAAACTCGTCACGGAGTACGAGCGGCTCGTCCCGGAACTCGACGACGCGCCGTTCGGCGTCGTCGACTGCGTGACGAAGCAACGCGGCGTGGGCAACGCTGAGAACACGAGCCGGGTGAAGTACGCGTCGTCGCCGGTCGACATGACCGGGCTTGGGATCCAGCTCTCGGAGTTCCTCCAGGAGTTCTACGAGACGCGCAGCATCCAGCGCAACCGGGTGTTGCTCCACTCCGTGTCGACGCTGTTGATGTACTCGAACGTCCAGACGGTGTTCCGGTTCCTGCACGTGTTCACCGGCCGGGTCCAGAGCGCCGAGGCGCTGGGGCTGTACGTGCTCGACTCGACGGCCCACGAGGAGCAGACCCTGAACACGCTGAAACAGCTGTTCGACGGCGTCATCGAGGTCGAGGACGACGACGGCGAGCCGTCGGTCACGACGATGGGGATCCCGTCGGCGTCGAACTGA
- a CDS encoding geranylgeranylglycerol-phosphate geranylgeranyltransferase has translation MSVGRRLRGLVELMRPVNAVAAGVLTFVGAFVAVGLSASPARVGAAAGATVLATAAGNAINDYFDREIDAINDPDRPIPRGAVSPRGALAFSLALFLGAVALAVTLPPLALGIAAVNLVALVAYTELFKGLPGVGNVVVAFLGGSTFLFGGAAVGRPGATVVLFLLAALSTVTREIIKDVEDVDGDREEGLNTLPIAVGERRALWVAAGALAVAVLASPVPYLRGTFGAAYLLVVVPADAVMVYAAAESFDDPTAGQAHIKYGMFLAAVAFVVGRSVGVAPL, from the coding sequence ATGAGCGTCGGACGGCGGCTACGCGGGCTGGTCGAACTGATGCGGCCGGTCAACGCGGTCGCCGCGGGGGTGCTGACGTTCGTCGGGGCGTTCGTCGCCGTCGGGCTGTCGGCGTCGCCGGCGCGGGTCGGGGCCGCCGCGGGGGCGACGGTGCTCGCGACCGCCGCCGGCAACGCGATAAACGACTACTTCGACCGGGAGATAGACGCGATCAACGACCCCGACCGGCCGATCCCGCGGGGCGCGGTGTCGCCGCGGGGGGCGCTGGCGTTCAGCCTCGCGCTGTTTCTCGGGGCGGTCGCGCTGGCGGTCACGCTGCCGCCGCTTGCGCTTGGCATCGCCGCGGTGAACCTCGTGGCGCTGGTCGCGTACACGGAACTGTTCAAGGGGTTGCCCGGCGTCGGCAACGTCGTCGTCGCCTTCCTCGGCGGGAGCACGTTCCTGTTCGGCGGGGCGGCGGTCGGCCGTCCCGGCGCGACGGTCGTCCTCTTCCTGCTGGCGGCGCTGTCGACGGTGACCCGGGAGATCATCAAGGACGTCGAGGACGTCGACGGGGACCGCGAGGAGGGGCTGAACACGCTCCCCATCGCGGTCGGCGAACGCCGGGCGCTGTGGGTCGCCGCGGGCGCGCTCGCCGTCGCGGTGCTTGCCAGTCCCGTGCCGTACCTGCGGGGCACGTTCGGGGCGGCGTACCTGCTCGTCGTGGTGCCGGCCGACGCCGTGATGGTGTACGCCGCCGCGGAGAGCTTCGACGACCCGACCGCGGGGCAGGCCCACATCAAGTACGGCATGTTCCTCGCGGCGGTGGCGTTCGTCGTCGGTCGGAGCGTCGGTGTCGCTCCCCTGTGA
- a CDS encoding GNAT family N-acetyltransferase yields the protein MSFSIREATGGDVAALVNLYRSAYKENERMGFPSSVVSVDEATVRKWLRTRSVFVATRNGEIVGASQLIPRSDWEVPEIGRLAVSPDWQERGIGGDLLESTEQYANSEGWDRIRLRTLSGHPFLEGWYRRAGYERVGIERLDERPYDAPVLEKEL from the coding sequence GTGTCTTTCAGCATTCGGGAGGCAACAGGCGGTGACGTAGCCGCTCTCGTCAATCTGTACCGGAGTGCATACAAAGAGAACGAGCGGATGGGGTTTCCATCGAGTGTCGTTTCGGTCGACGAGGCTACTGTGAGAAAGTGGCTCCGCACTCGTTCGGTTTTCGTTGCCACTCGAAACGGGGAGATCGTTGGTGCCAGCCAACTCATCCCTCGTTCAGACTGGGAAGTCCCTGAAATCGGCCGTCTTGCCGTCTCTCCGGACTGGCAGGAACGAGGGATCGGAGGCGATCTCCTCGAATCGACCGAGCAGTATGCCAACTCGGAAGGTTGGGACAGAATACGACTTCGCACGCTGTCCGGTCATCCGTTTCTCGAAGGCTGGTATCGACGCGCCGGATATGAACGGGTGGGGATCGAGCGGTTGGACGAGCGACCCTACGACGCACCCGTATTGGAAAAGGAGTTGTAG
- a CDS encoding class I SAM-dependent methyltransferase has product MAQPNRDDDAVKELVRRHWDGRAATFDDERHHGIHSAEQRDRWLAVLREWAGDDPRRVLDVGCGTGVVSLLLAALGHDVVGVDFAPAMLDRAREKARRANRSVAFLRGDAETLGLAADSVDLVAARHLVWTLPDPAGALREWQRVVAPGGRIVLIEGYWDHDEPWDEYEHVAGDLPLYDGRPPDELTEVLVREGLSDVTHAPLMDPTLWGREPRHDYYVIGGTVPR; this is encoded by the coding sequence ATGGCACAGCCGAACCGAGACGACGACGCCGTCAAAGAACTCGTCCGGCGACACTGGGACGGCCGGGCGGCGACGTTCGACGACGAGCGCCATCACGGGATCCACTCCGCGGAGCAACGGGACCGCTGGCTCGCGGTGTTGCGCGAGTGGGCGGGCGACGACCCCCGTCGCGTCCTCGACGTCGGCTGCGGGACGGGCGTCGTCTCGTTGCTGCTGGCGGCGTTGGGTCACGACGTCGTCGGCGTGGACTTCGCCCCGGCGATGCTCGACCGTGCACGCGAGAAGGCCCGGCGGGCGAACCGGTCGGTCGCGTTCCTCCGCGGCGACGCGGAGACACTCGGGCTGGCGGCCGACAGCGTCGACCTGGTGGCCGCGCGCCACCTCGTCTGGACGCTCCCCGACCCCGCCGGGGCGCTCCGAGAGTGGCAACGGGTCGTCGCGCCCGGCGGCCGGATCGTCCTGATCGAGGGCTACTGGGACCACGACGAGCCGTGGGACGAGTACGAGCACGTCGCCGGTGACCTCCCGCTGTACGACGGCCGGCCGCCGGACGAACTGACCGAGGTGCTCGTCCGCGAGGGCCTCTCCGACGTCACGCACGCCCCGCTGATGGACCCGACGCTGTGGGGCCGGGAGCCACGGCACGACTACTACGTCATCGGCGGCACCGTCCCCCGCTGA
- a CDS encoding NAD(P)-dependent oxidoreductase has product MDVLLLGASGRIGHRVANELLDRGHDVTGVSRSGEVEGVEDASFVAVAGDATDPDDVAQLAAGHDAVASTLGPGEDTSPDVLVNMMEAVIEGLRRASVDRLVWTGGAGGLSVGPDTRLVETDDFPDEWEPLARAAIDAYDVLADDDDLEWTYLAPAALIEPGERTGEYRTAAGELVADEDGESYISMEDFAVALADELEEANAVHTYLGTGY; this is encoded by the coding sequence ATGGACGTACTCCTGCTCGGCGCGAGCGGTCGTATCGGCCACCGAGTCGCGAACGAACTGCTCGACCGCGGGCACGACGTCACCGGCGTCTCCCGGAGCGGCGAGGTCGAGGGGGTCGAGGACGCGTCGTTCGTCGCGGTCGCCGGCGACGCGACCGACCCCGACGACGTGGCGCAACTGGCGGCGGGACACGACGCGGTCGCGTCGACGCTTGGTCCGGGTGAGGACACCTCCCCCGACGTCCTCGTCAACATGATGGAGGCCGTCATCGAGGGGCTGCGCCGCGCGTCGGTCGACCGTCTCGTGTGGACCGGCGGTGCTGGTGGCCTGTCCGTCGGGCCGGATACCCGCCTCGTCGAGACCGACGACTTCCCCGACGAGTGGGAGCCGCTGGCGCGTGCGGCGATCGACGCCTACGACGTCCTCGCGGACGACGACGACCTCGAGTGGACGTACCTCGCGCCGGCCGCGCTGATCGAACCCGGCGAACGGACCGGCGAGTACCGCACCGCCGCGGGCGAACTCGTGGCCGACGAGGACGGCGAGAGCTACATCTCCATGGAGGACTTCGCCGTGGCGCTCGCCGACGAACTCGAGGAGGCGAACGCGGTCCACACGTACCTCGGCACCGGCTACTGA
- a CDS encoding dodecin family protein, which translates to MTAVKIIKVMGTSDDSWQAAAEEAYRQASQTVDDISGVEVEDWTADVDDGEITQYKATVEVAFPVHDE; encoded by the coding sequence ATGACCGCAGTCAAGATCATCAAGGTGATGGGAACGTCCGACGACTCCTGGCAGGCGGCCGCCGAGGAGGCGTACCGCCAGGCCAGCCAGACGGTCGACGACATCAGCGGGGTCGAGGTGGAGGACTGGACCGCCGACGTCGACGACGGCGAGATAACGCAGTACAAGGCGACGGTCGAGGTGGCGTTCCCGGTCCACGACGAGTAA
- a CDS encoding zinc metalloprotease, giving the protein MDRRSFLKRCAHVGTLGALAKRRWRDGGLDVRVWLSERAARRDGAGRRAAEYLALAFGAVRDDVSVTRGGTVAVGHEHGYEVVRSGEWPGALAAGLAGEGDVDPVDDVNLLVTDGPMADAPTGMGGAHVAAVGGARHLAAMPPADEVGPVVPYSTPARVTQVLLHECGHALGLSHDHGTVERRGEAEVATPMLSSYAWTDGGGDCGCGTAARGDGDADRRLSFRFSDRAAEAISAYDGETRLPALRE; this is encoded by the coding sequence GTGGACCGGCGTTCGTTTCTGAAACGCTGTGCGCACGTCGGGACGCTCGGCGCGCTGGCGAAGCGCCGGTGGCGCGACGGCGGGTTGGACGTGCGCGTGTGGCTCTCGGAGCGCGCCGCCCGACGCGACGGCGCGGGACGCCGGGCGGCCGAGTACCTCGCCCTGGCGTTCGGGGCGGTCCGCGACGACGTGTCGGTGACCCGGGGCGGCACCGTCGCGGTGGGGCACGAACACGGGTACGAGGTGGTGCGGTCCGGCGAGTGGCCCGGCGCCCTCGCGGCGGGGCTGGCCGGCGAAGGCGACGTCGACCCGGTCGACGACGTGAACCTCCTCGTCACGGACGGCCCGATGGCCGACGCGCCGACGGGGATGGGCGGTGCACACGTCGCCGCGGTCGGCGGCGCGCGCCACCTCGCCGCGATGCCGCCGGCCGATGAGGTCGGCCCGGTCGTCCCGTACTCGACGCCGGCGCGGGTCACGCAGGTGCTCCTCCACGAATGCGGCCACGCGCTCGGCCTGTCACATGACCACGGGACCGTCGAACGCCGGGGGGAAGCCGAGGTCGCGACGCCGATGCTGAGCAGTTACGCCTGGACCGACGGGGGCGGTGACTGTGGGTGCGGGACCGCCGCCCGGGGTGACGGCGACGCGGACCGCCGGCTCTCGTTTCGGTTCTCTGACCGCGCCGCCGAGGCTATCTCCGCCTACGACGGGGAGACGCGGCTCCCCGCGCTTCGGGAGTAA
- a CDS encoding NAD(P)/FAD-dependent oxidoreductase, which yields MQVAVFGGGYAGVALVRRLEDRLPEDVDILLVDDSGEHLVQHELHRVVRRPSLAEDITVPLTDVVDRAAVRRGRVTDVDPEENAATLSSGDRVEYDIGAVALGAETAFYGLPGVEEHATPLKRVEHAERIREDFLAALDAGGRAVVGGAGLSGVQLAGELAALAREEDADAEVTLLEQLDAVAPGFEPKFQRAVRDALEERGVDVRTGTPVASADADAVELDSGERLPYDAFAWTGGIRGPGALRGERPRVDGRLRVGGSTFVLGDAAQVVDADGEAVPASAQSAIREARTVAANVAALVADDDGLFEPRLEQFRFDSPGWLVSVGDGAVAQVGPSVVTGRAAVALKASVGAGYLSSVGAVRNAVDLVNEELDLTVG from the coding sequence ATGCAAGTCGCAGTGTTCGGCGGCGGCTACGCCGGCGTGGCGCTCGTGCGGCGGCTGGAGGACCGACTCCCCGAGGACGTCGACATCCTGCTCGTCGACGACTCGGGCGAGCACCTGGTCCAGCACGAACTGCACCGGGTCGTCAGGCGGCCGTCGCTGGCCGAGGACATCACCGTCCCGCTGACGGACGTGGTCGACCGGGCGGCCGTCCGGCGGGGCCGAGTGACCGACGTCGACCCCGAGGAAAACGCCGCGACGCTTTCGAGCGGCGACCGCGTCGAGTACGACATCGGCGCGGTCGCGCTGGGCGCGGAGACGGCGTTCTACGGCCTGCCGGGCGTCGAGGAACACGCGACGCCGCTGAAGCGGGTCGAGCACGCCGAGCGGATCCGCGAGGACTTCCTCGCGGCGCTCGACGCCGGCGGCCGGGCGGTCGTCGGCGGGGCCGGCCTCTCCGGGGTCCAGTTGGCTGGGGAACTGGCCGCGCTGGCCCGCGAGGAGGACGCCGACGCCGAGGTCACGCTGTTGGAGCAACTCGACGCGGTCGCGCCGGGGTTCGAGCCGAAGTTCCAGCGCGCCGTCCGGGACGCCCTGGAGGAGCGCGGCGTCGACGTGCGCACCGGCACGCCCGTCGCGAGCGCGGACGCGGACGCGGTGGAATTAGATAGCGGCGAGCGACTCCCCTACGACGCGTTCGCCTGGACCGGCGGCATCCGCGGGCCGGGGGCGCTCCGCGGCGAGCGCCCGCGGGTCGACGGCCGGCTCCGGGTCGGCGGGTCGACGTTCGTCCTCGGCGACGCCGCGCAGGTCGTCGACGCGGACGGGGAGGCGGTGCCGGCGAGCGCGCAGTCGGCGATCCGCGAGGCCCGCACCGTCGCCGCGAACGTCGCGGCGCTCGTGGCCGACGACGACGGCCTCTTCGAGCCGCGACTGGAGCAGTTCCGCTTCGACTCGCCGGGCTGGCTGGTCAGCGTCGGCGACGGGGCCGTCGCGCAGGTCGGCCCCTCGGTCGTGACCGGGCGGGCGGCCGTCGCGCTCAAGGCCAGCGTCGGCGCGGGCTACCTGAGTTCCGTCGGCGCGGTCCGGAACGCGGTGGACCTGGTCAACGAGGAACTCGACCTGACGGTGGGCTGA
- the mvaD gene encoding phosphomevalonate decarboxylase MvaD, which yields MKATAKAHPIQGIVKYHGMRDERLRLPYHDSISVCTAPSHTKTTVEFDIDYDEDTFVVDGEELEGRGYERVERVVEEVRDRSEAAHTVYPVRIESENSFPSNVGLGSSSSGFAAAAMALAEAADLDLTRPEISTIARRGSSSAARAVTGGFSHLYAGLNDEDCRSERIETPLEDEVKTVIGLVPSYKETEEAHREAADSHMFESRLAHIHDQIVEAKDALREGDFERTFELAEHDSLSLAATTMTGPAGWVYWQPATLQVFNAVRQLREEEDVPVYFSTDTGASVYVNTTDEYAEQVKEVLEEVGVQTTIWEVGGPAQVLDESEALF from the coding sequence ATGAAAGCCACCGCGAAAGCGCACCCCATCCAGGGCATCGTCAAGTACCACGGGATGCGCGACGAGCGCCTGCGCCTGCCGTACCACGACAGCATCAGCGTCTGTACGGCCCCGAGCCACACGAAGACGACCGTCGAGTTCGACATCGACTACGACGAGGACACGTTCGTCGTCGACGGCGAGGAACTGGAAGGCCGCGGGTACGAGCGCGTCGAGCGCGTCGTCGAGGAGGTGCGCGACCGATCGGAGGCCGCCCACACCGTCTACCCCGTCCGGATCGAGAGCGAGAACTCCTTCCCGTCGAACGTCGGGCTGGGCTCCTCCTCCTCGGGCTTCGCGGCGGCGGCGATGGCGCTCGCGGAGGCCGCTGACCTCGACCTGACCCGCCCCGAGATCTCGACCATCGCCCGCCGTGGCTCCTCGTCTGCCGCCCGCGCCGTCACCGGCGGCTTCTCCCACCTCTACGCCGGTCTCAACGACGAGGACTGCCGCTCCGAGCGCATCGAGACGCCGCTCGAGGACGAGGTCAAGACCGTCATCGGCCTCGTCCCCTCCTACAAGGAGACCGAGGAGGCTCACCGCGAGGCCGCCGACAGCCACATGTTCGAGTCCCGGCTGGCCCACATCCACGACCAGATAGTCGAGGCGAAGGACGCGCTCCGCGAGGGCGACTTCGAGCGCACGTTCGAACTGGCCGAGCACGACTCGCTGTCGCTCGCCGCCACGACGATGACCGGCCCCGCCGGCTGGGTGTACTGGCAGCCCGCCACCCTGCAGGTGTTCAACGCCGTCCGCCAGCTCCGCGAGGAGGAGGACGTCCCCGTCTACTTCTCGACGGACACCGGCGCGTCCGTCTACGTCAACACCACCGACGAGTACGCCGAGCAGGTCAAGGAGGTGCTGGAGGAGGTCGGCGTCCAGACCACCATCTGGGAGGTCGGCGGCCCCGCGCAGGTTCTCGACGAGAGCGAGGCGCTGTTCTAA